A single genomic interval of Nonomuraea rubra harbors:
- a CDS encoding peptidyl-tRNA hydrolase, with translation MNDELYVLPLVVRIERATPPERTDALEAAAMAVLTLLDDPGEFAEELRAWQSTGKIRKVVRRARGAEWRRAVALPGRTIEHRTAEVRVHPPVPLDDWPRDLARLQVSGTELTDPAPPGPAGPPVLWANPALEMSAGKAMAQAGHAAQLAWWASDPGERAAWRERGLAVSVRTAASQGGFEAMVAAGLPVVRDAGFTEIEPGSCTFVADAPWLAGRVARP, from the coding sequence ATGAACGACGAGCTTTATGTCCTGCCCCTGGTCGTGCGGATCGAGCGGGCCACCCCTCCCGAGCGCACCGACGCCCTGGAGGCGGCCGCCATGGCCGTGCTGACCCTGCTGGACGATCCGGGCGAGTTCGCGGAGGAGCTGCGCGCCTGGCAGTCCACCGGGAAGATCCGCAAGGTCGTGCGCAGGGCCAGGGGCGCCGAGTGGCGCCGGGCCGTGGCGCTGCCCGGCCGTACGATCGAGCACCGCACCGCCGAGGTGCGCGTGCACCCGCCCGTGCCCCTCGACGACTGGCCGCGCGACCTGGCCCGCCTCCAGGTGTCGGGCACCGAGCTGACCGACCCCGCCCCGCCCGGGCCCGCCGGGCCGCCGGTCCTGTGGGCCAACCCGGCGCTGGAGATGTCGGCGGGCAAGGCCATGGCGCAGGCCGGGCACGCCGCCCAGCTCGCCTGGTGGGCCAGCGACCCGGGGGAGCGGGCGGCCTGGCGGGAGCGGGGGCTGGCGGTGTCGGTGCGCACGGCCGCCTCCCAGGGCGGCTTCGAGGCCATGGTGGCGGCTGGGCTGCCCGTGGTGCGCGACGCGGGGTTCACCGAGATCGAGCCGGGCTCGTGCACGTTCGTGGCCGACGCGCCCTGGCTGGCCGGCCGCGTCGCCAGACCCTGA
- a CDS encoding bifunctional helix-turn-helix transcriptional regulator/GNAT family N-acetyltransferase, with the protein MDATAIARVRRFQRTVTQRIGALEDAFMGRDRPLGQARLLWEIGTEGSELRALRARLDLDSGYLSRLLRALEADGLVVVEAAGPDGRVRTARLTPAGAAEWQELDRRSDEAAASMLARLPTERRERLVAAMSEVERLLAASMVEIGVLDPGHPGARHCLAAYVAELGRRFESGFDPARSLPATDDELRPPAGMLLVATLHAEPVGCVALKLHPGSATAELKRMWVAPSARGLGLGRMLLAEAESRAAGHGVRTLRLETNRALTEAIALYRSSGYSEVPAFSDERYAHHWFEKHLPG; encoded by the coding sequence ATGGATGCCACGGCGATCGCGCGGGTGCGCCGCTTCCAGCGCACCGTGACGCAGCGCATCGGAGCGCTGGAGGACGCCTTCATGGGCCGCGACCGGCCGCTCGGGCAGGCCCGGCTGCTCTGGGAGATCGGCACGGAAGGCAGCGAGCTGCGCGCGCTGCGGGCCCGCCTGGACCTCGACTCCGGATACCTGAGCAGGCTGCTGCGCGCCCTGGAGGCCGACGGCCTGGTGGTGGTCGAGGCCGCCGGGCCCGACGGGCGGGTCCGCACGGCCAGGCTCACCCCGGCGGGGGCCGCCGAGTGGCAGGAGCTCGACCGCCGCTCCGACGAGGCGGCCGCGTCGATGCTCGCGCGGCTGCCCACCGAGCGGCGCGAGCGGCTGGTGGCCGCGATGTCCGAGGTCGAGCGCCTGCTCGCCGCCTCCATGGTGGAGATCGGCGTGCTCGACCCCGGCCATCCCGGCGCCCGCCACTGCCTGGCGGCGTACGTCGCCGAGCTGGGCCGCCGCTTCGAGTCCGGGTTCGACCCGGCGCGCAGCCTGCCCGCCACCGACGACGAGCTGCGGCCGCCCGCCGGGATGTTGCTGGTCGCCACCCTGCACGCCGAGCCGGTGGGCTGCGTGGCGCTGAAGCTGCACCCCGGGTCGGCGACGGCCGAGCTCAAGCGGATGTGGGTGGCCCCGTCCGCCCGGGGCCTGGGGCTGGGCCGCATGCTGCTCGCCGAGGCGGAGTCGCGCGCCGCCGGGCACGGCGTGCGCACGCTCCGCCTGGAGACCAACCGGGCGCTCACCGAGGCCATCGCCCTGTACCGGTCGTCGGGATACTCCGAGGTGCCGGCGTTCAGCGACGAACGATACGCGCACCACTGGTTCGAGAAGCACCTGCCCGGCTGA
- a CDS encoding vWA domain-containing protein: MGLVALLGLAACGGAGSTESSSQSAPAGTAAPRQPAVPDRQAEAEASASPRQDSEQDTTTAQISTFALDVDTASYGYARRTLQEGRWPAPGEIRPEEWVNAFRQDYAQPSDDGFTVHVDGAKLPQRDEAVLRVGLQTRASDSSQRRPANLTFVVDVSGSMAEAGRLDLVKSALLELLGQLAPGDQVSIVAFSEEAEVLASMTPLTAREELREAVSRLTVAGGTNVEAGVLAGYEQASRAFRPAATNRVILLSDGLANQGDTVWQSLSAKVKEQAARQVTLLTVGVGRDYGDELMERLADTGDGLAVYVSTEEEATRLFTTQLPATLDLRARDAKAQVVFNPSVVESYRLVGYENRALATEEFRDDSRDGGEIGPGHSVTALYALKLKPGADGQLAQATVRWQDPDTRTASEAGESLDSGDLAGGIWSEAPVRLQVDVVVAAFAMYLRDREAFGLDLPALREQAARLASVSEDPMVSELTTLIEKAQSVG; encoded by the coding sequence GTGGGCCTTGTCGCCCTGCTGGGGCTGGCGGCCTGTGGTGGTGCCGGCAGCACCGAGAGCAGCAGCCAGAGCGCTCCCGCCGGGACCGCCGCGCCCCGGCAACCGGCCGTCCCCGACCGGCAGGCCGAGGCGGAGGCGTCCGCGTCACCGCGCCAGGACAGCGAGCAGGACACGACGACCGCGCAGATCTCCACGTTCGCCCTGGACGTGGACACCGCCTCGTACGGCTACGCCCGCCGTACCCTCCAGGAGGGCCGCTGGCCCGCGCCCGGCGAGATCCGGCCCGAGGAGTGGGTGAACGCCTTCCGCCAGGACTACGCCCAGCCCTCGGACGACGGGTTCACCGTGCACGTGGACGGCGCGAAGCTGCCCCAGCGGGACGAGGCCGTCCTGCGGGTCGGCCTGCAGACCCGCGCCTCCGACTCCTCCCAGCGGCGGCCCGCGAACCTGACGTTCGTGGTGGACGTGTCCGGCTCGATGGCCGAGGCCGGCCGGCTGGACCTGGTCAAGTCCGCCCTGCTGGAGCTGCTCGGCCAGCTCGCCCCCGGCGACCAGGTCTCGATCGTCGCCTTCAGCGAGGAGGCCGAGGTGCTGGCCTCCATGACCCCGCTGACCGCCAGGGAGGAGCTGCGCGAGGCGGTGTCGCGGCTGACCGTCGCCGGCGGGACCAACGTGGAGGCCGGGGTGCTCGCCGGCTACGAGCAGGCGTCCAGGGCGTTCCGCCCCGCCGCCACCAACCGCGTCATCCTGCTGTCCGACGGCCTGGCCAACCAGGGCGACACCGTGTGGCAGAGCCTCTCGGCCAAGGTCAAGGAGCAGGCCGCCAGGCAGGTCACGCTGCTCACGGTGGGCGTCGGCCGTGACTACGGCGACGAGCTGATGGAGCGGCTCGCCGACACCGGCGACGGCCTGGCCGTGTACGTCAGCACCGAGGAGGAGGCCACCAGGCTCTTCACCACGCAGCTGCCCGCCACCCTCGACCTGCGCGCCCGCGACGCCAAGGCCCAGGTCGTCTTCAACCCCTCGGTCGTGGAGAGCTACCGGCTCGTCGGCTACGAGAACCGCGCGCTCGCCACGGAGGAGTTCCGCGACGACAGCCGCGACGGCGGCGAGATCGGCCCCGGCCACTCCGTCACCGCCCTGTACGCGCTCAAGCTCAAGCCGGGCGCCGACGGCCAGCTCGCCCAGGCCACCGTGCGCTGGCAGGACCCCGACACCAGGACCGCCTCGGAGGCCGGCGAGTCGCTGGACTCCGGCGACCTGGCCGGAGGCATCTGGTCCGAGGCGCCCGTACGGCTGCAGGTGGACGTCGTGGTGGCGGCGTTCGCGATGTACCTGCGGGACCGGGAGGCGTTCGGCCTGGACCTGCCGGCGCTGCGCGAGCAGGCCGCCCGGCTGGCCTCCGTCTCCGAGGATCCGATGGTCTCCGAGCTGACCACCCTCATCGAAAAGGCCCAATCCGTCGGCTGA
- a CDS encoding TIGR03086 family metal-binding protein: MNEILPLMRRAAGSTTELVRAIGDDRLGLPTPCAEYDVKALLNHMEWGASLFESVAAGGPFVPPKQEYTGDFPERAGRMLAVYERPEAWEGVSEAMGGLPRAVLANMALTDLVAHGWDLSRATGLDWEVDEETAALLLAFAAKMAPRGREQGAFGAEVPVPDDAPALDRFLGLIGRDPAWKP; this comes from the coding sequence ATGAACGAGATCCTGCCACTGATGAGGCGCGCCGCGGGCAGCACCACCGAGCTCGTGCGCGCCATCGGCGACGACCGCCTCGGGCTGCCCACGCCGTGCGCGGAGTACGACGTCAAGGCCCTGCTCAACCACATGGAGTGGGGTGCCTCCCTGTTCGAGTCCGTCGCCGCCGGCGGCCCCTTCGTGCCGCCGAAGCAGGAGTACACCGGCGACTTCCCCGAGCGGGCCGGGCGCATGCTCGCCGTCTACGAGCGCCCGGAGGCGTGGGAGGGCGTCAGCGAGGCCATGGGCGGCCTGCCCAGGGCCGTGCTGGCCAACATGGCGCTGACCGACCTCGTGGCACACGGGTGGGACCTGTCGAGGGCGACGGGCCTCGACTGGGAGGTGGACGAGGAGACGGCCGCCCTGCTGCTCGCGTTCGCCGCGAAGATGGCGCCCAGGGGCCGCGAGCAGGGGGCGTTCGGCGCCGAGGTGCCGGTGCCGGACGACGCGCCGGCGCTCGACCGCTTCCTCGGGCTCATCGGCCGGGATCCGGCCTGGAAACCGTGA
- a CDS encoding asparagine synthase-related protein: MPPEVIRGQEWHGRGVSLFAWTNEPDDSRQPPLISRHGDRVIGLNGHLADPADVAALPDDSVGGCFSAWFARDGELGASTAINRVCPVFHAETPELHVVGSRALLVHLAARPDDRIEHDVLALQSMVRQGFFLSDETPYKGVSALRPSSRLVVRDGVRAITETPLPEAAPAPTSARHKRAAIGELADALLATVAPLRDLGEPVNLALTGGRDTRILAALLHAAGVPFRTTTNGLDTHPDVILARMIAERLGVEHTVIAPPQTAAKDAVLVEHPRSRAWETLRTCEGMTSAYESIVSYLPYSGKPTMSGQSGETLRAGSLNLLQSDLSDKALLRRIDTTFRKDAKLFTAEANEHARELAEPWLARPNRLETLDHLYIWYKVGRWQASARAGSLRRGDPVRPFLDNRVVRAALSLDQGWRLSEEVIYTLILRFAPKLRDVPIEGKPWRFTEGAAPQRRFPWPGRRPGPPPHLPTTRTGGGWSWRTSPGPALTDVLREQVLGSLDALAPIVEPDEVRALFADPVVRKPAQAWHLYTVSTLLTGLYPGKAPEDLPQITVSRPDPGR, translated from the coding sequence GTGCCTCCAGAGGTGATTCGCGGCCAGGAATGGCACGGCCGGGGGGTGTCGCTGTTCGCCTGGACCAACGAGCCCGACGACTCCCGGCAGCCCCCGCTGATCTCCCGTCACGGCGACCGGGTCATCGGGCTCAACGGCCATCTGGCCGATCCCGCCGACGTGGCGGCGCTGCCGGACGACTCCGTGGGCGGCTGCTTCTCGGCCTGGTTCGCCCGTGACGGCGAGCTGGGCGCGAGCACCGCGATCAACCGGGTCTGCCCCGTCTTCCACGCCGAGACGCCGGAGCTGCACGTCGTCGGCAGCCGTGCCCTGCTCGTGCACCTCGCGGCCCGGCCGGACGACCGGATCGAGCACGACGTGCTCGCCCTGCAGTCGATGGTCAGGCAGGGGTTCTTCCTGTCGGACGAGACGCCGTACAAGGGGGTGTCGGCGCTGCGGCCCAGCTCGCGCCTGGTGGTGCGGGACGGCGTGCGCGCCATCACCGAGACCCCGCTGCCGGAGGCGGCGCCGGCGCCCACGTCGGCGCGGCACAAGCGGGCGGCGATCGGCGAGCTGGCGGACGCGCTGCTGGCGACCGTCGCCCCGCTGCGCGACCTGGGCGAGCCGGTGAACCTGGCGCTGACCGGCGGCCGCGACACCCGCATCCTGGCGGCGCTGCTGCACGCGGCGGGGGTGCCGTTCAGGACGACGACGAACGGGCTCGACACGCACCCGGACGTGATCCTCGCCCGCATGATCGCGGAGCGGCTCGGGGTGGAGCACACGGTCATCGCCCCGCCGCAGACCGCCGCCAAGGACGCGGTGCTGGTGGAGCATCCGCGCAGCCGCGCCTGGGAGACGCTGCGCACGTGCGAGGGCATGACCTCGGCGTACGAGTCGATCGTGAGCTACCTGCCCTACTCCGGCAAGCCCACGATGTCGGGCCAGAGCGGCGAGACGCTGCGCGCGGGCAGCCTGAACCTGCTGCAGAGCGACCTCAGCGACAAGGCCCTGCTGCGGCGCATCGACACGACGTTCCGCAAGGACGCCAAGCTGTTCACCGCCGAGGCCAACGAGCACGCCCGCGAGCTGGCGGAGCCGTGGCTGGCGCGGCCGAACCGGCTGGAGACGCTGGACCACCTCTACATCTGGTACAAGGTGGGGCGCTGGCAGGCCAGCGCCCGCGCGGGCTCGTTGCGGCGCGGCGACCCCGTGCGGCCGTTCCTGGACAACCGGGTGGTGCGGGCGGCGCTGAGCCTGGACCAGGGCTGGCGGCTCTCCGAAGAGGTCATCTATACGCTGATCTTGCGGTTCGCCCCGAAATTGCGGGATGTGCCGATCGAGGGCAAGCCGTGGCGGTTCACCGAAGGCGCGGCCCCGCAGCGCAGGTTCCCCTGGCCTGGCCGCCGGCCCGGCCCGCCCCCGCACCTGCCCACGACCAGGACCGGAGGCGGGTGGAGCTGGCGGACCAGCCCCGGCCCCGCGCTCACGGACGTGCTGCGCGAGCAGGTGCTCGGCAGCCTCGACGCCCTCGCCCCGATCGTCGAGCCGGACGAGGTGCGCGCCCTGTTCGCCGACCCGGTCGTGCGCAAGCCGGCGCAGGCCTGGCACCTCTACACGGTCAGCACCCTGCTGACCGGCCTGTATCCCGGCAAGGCACCCGAGGACCTGCCGCAGATCACGGTTTCCAGGCCGGATCCCGGCCGATGA
- a CDS encoding MFS transporter, giving the protein MTVSTNSPTRRGLHRAWYVAAVAFVAILGSAGFRATPGVLITPLQEEFGWSAGTISLAVSVNLVLYGLTAPFAAALMDRFGMRRVVAIALLLIAAGSGLTVLMTASWQLLLCWGVLVGLGTGSMALVFAATVVDRWFVRHRGLVTGVLTAAGATGQLVFLPVLAQLAQGPGWRFASLTVAVAALAVVPFVWWLLRDRPEDVGTTALGAPPGEVRTEPARTNAALRAVTVLASAARTRPFWLLAGGFAICGASTNGLVGTHFIPAAHDHGMAEPVAAGLLAIIGIFDIAGTIASGWLSDKIDPKVLLGVYYGLRGLSLMVLPGLFAATTEPSMLIFIIFYGLDWVATVPPTVALCRRIYGADGAVVFGWVFGSHQVGAAFAAIGAGLTRDHLGAYDLAWYAAGALCLLAAGMSLAIGHARNR; this is encoded by the coding sequence ATGACAGTGAGCACCAACTCGCCCACCCGTCGCGGGCTGCACCGGGCCTGGTACGTCGCGGCCGTCGCGTTCGTGGCGATCCTGGGGTCGGCCGGCTTCCGCGCCACCCCCGGCGTGCTGATCACGCCGCTGCAGGAGGAGTTCGGCTGGTCGGCCGGCACCATCTCGCTGGCCGTCTCCGTCAACCTGGTGCTCTACGGCCTGACCGCCCCCTTCGCCGCCGCCCTCATGGACCGCTTCGGCATGCGCCGCGTGGTGGCCATCGCGCTGCTGCTGATCGCGGCGGGCAGCGGGCTGACGGTGCTCATGACGGCGAGCTGGCAGCTCCTGCTCTGCTGGGGCGTGCTGGTCGGGCTCGGCACGGGGTCGATGGCGCTGGTGTTCGCGGCGACGGTGGTGGACCGCTGGTTCGTACGCCACCGCGGCCTGGTGACCGGCGTGCTCACCGCCGCCGGGGCGACCGGGCAGCTCGTGTTCCTGCCGGTGCTCGCCCAGCTCGCGCAGGGGCCGGGGTGGCGCTTCGCCTCGCTGACCGTGGCCGTGGCGGCGCTGGCCGTGGTGCCGTTCGTGTGGTGGCTGCTGCGCGACCGCCCCGAGGACGTGGGCACGACGGCGCTCGGCGCGCCGCCCGGCGAGGTGCGTACCGAGCCCGCCAGGACGAACGCGGCGCTGCGGGCCGTCACCGTGCTCGCCTCGGCGGCGCGGACCCGGCCCTTCTGGCTGCTCGCGGGCGGCTTCGCGATCTGCGGGGCCAGCACGAACGGCCTGGTCGGCACCCACTTCATCCCCGCCGCCCACGACCACGGCATGGCCGAGCCCGTCGCCGCGGGCCTGCTGGCGATCATCGGCATCTTCGACATCGCGGGCACGATCGCCTCGGGCTGGCTCAGCGACAAGATCGACCCCAAGGTGCTGCTCGGCGTCTACTACGGCCTGCGCGGGCTGTCGCTGATGGTGCTGCCCGGCCTGTTCGCGGCCACGACCGAGCCCAGCATGCTGATCTTCATCATCTTCTACGGCCTGGACTGGGTCGCGACGGTGCCGCCCACGGTGGCGCTCTGCCGGCGGATCTACGGGGCCGACGGGGCCGTGGTGTTCGGCTGGGTGTTCGGCTCGCACCAGGTCGGCGCCGCGTTCGCCGCCATCGGGGCCGGGCTCACCCGCGACCACCTGGGCGCCTACGACCTGGCCTGGTACGCCGCCGGCGCCCTGTGCCTCCTGGCCGCCGGCATGTCCCTGGCCATCGGGCATGCTAGGAATCGATGA
- a CDS encoding GlxA family transcriptional regulator, translated as MERHRVAVVVLNHFAPIDLGVPGQVFWAAETPSGEKLYEVVTCSEGRMPVRCSAGYTVLPDHDLDVLDSADTVVVPGIHAGRALKDGTIKDTLRAALQGRPRTMSICTGSFVLAAAGLLDGRPATTHWREAGRFAELFPQVKLDPDVLFVDDGDVLTSAGVAAGLDLCLHVIRRDHGSEVANRAARRCVMPPWRDGGQAQYIDRPLPLSLGGGTAATRDWMLAHLDAPLDLNALAGHARMSVRTFTRRFREETGQSPARWLNGQRVQHARHLLETTDLGVEEVARRAGFGTAVSLRQHLHAAVGVPPLAYRHTFRRTP; from the coding sequence ATGGAACGTCATCGTGTCGCCGTCGTGGTGCTCAACCACTTCGCCCCGATCGACCTCGGCGTGCCGGGCCAGGTGTTCTGGGCGGCGGAGACCCCGTCCGGCGAGAAGCTGTACGAGGTGGTGACCTGCTCGGAGGGCCGCATGCCGGTGCGGTGCAGCGCGGGCTACACCGTGCTGCCCGACCACGACCTCGACGTGCTCGACAGCGCCGACACCGTCGTGGTGCCCGGCATCCACGCGGGCCGGGCGCTGAAGGACGGCACGATCAAGGACACGCTGCGCGCGGCCCTGCAGGGACGGCCGCGGACGATGTCGATCTGCACGGGCTCGTTCGTGCTGGCGGCGGCGGGCCTGCTCGACGGCCGCCCCGCCACCACGCACTGGCGCGAGGCGGGCCGCTTCGCCGAGCTGTTCCCGCAGGTCAAGCTGGACCCGGACGTCCTGTTCGTGGACGACGGAGACGTGCTGACCTCGGCGGGCGTGGCCGCCGGCCTGGACCTGTGCCTGCACGTGATCAGGCGCGACCACGGCAGCGAGGTGGCCAACCGGGCGGCCAGGCGCTGCGTCATGCCGCCGTGGCGGGACGGCGGCCAGGCCCAGTACATCGACCGGCCCCTCCCGCTGAGCCTGGGCGGCGGCACGGCGGCCACCCGCGACTGGATGCTCGCCCACCTCGACGCCCCGCTCGACCTGAACGCGCTGGCCGGGCACGCCAGGATGAGCGTGCGCACGTTCACCAGGCGCTTCCGCGAGGAGACCGGCCAGAGCCCGGCCCGGTGGCTGAACGGCCAGCGCGTGCAGCACGCCAGGCACCTGCTGGAGACGACGGACCTCGGCGTGGAGGAGGTGGCCAGGCGGGCGGGGTTCGGCACGGCGGTCTCGCTGCGCCAGCACCTGCACGCGGCCGTCGGCGTGCCGCCGCTGGCCTACCGCCACACCTTCCGCCGCACGCCCTAG
- a CDS encoding helix-turn-helix domain-containing protein has product MLLPLPARPHRVAVLAFDGMAPFELSCVVELFGLPRPELEIPWYDLTVCAETLEPLRVVGGFTMTAAHGLDTLAGADTVIVPGVADVRGPVSERTVVALREAHQRGARMVSICSGAFALAAAGLLDGRPATTHWRYAELLQERFPAVLVNPSVLYVDDGDVLTSAGSAAGLDLLIHLVRRDHGPGVANTVARRLVVPPHREGGQAQFIQAAVTPVEDDDAVARAMAWAMEHLAEPITVAALAGVAHMAERTFIRRFKRQTGTSPLRWVISQRVAASLPLLESTGAPVEEIGAAVGFESPVTFRHHFTRAMRTSPSAYRRAFSA; this is encoded by the coding sequence ATGCTGCTGCCCCTTCCGGCCAGGCCGCACCGGGTCGCCGTGCTGGCGTTCGACGGGATGGCGCCGTTCGAGCTGAGCTGCGTCGTCGAGCTGTTCGGCCTGCCCCGGCCCGAGCTGGAGATCCCCTGGTACGACCTCACGGTGTGCGCGGAGACGCTCGAACCGCTGCGCGTGGTCGGCGGGTTCACGATGACGGCGGCGCACGGGCTGGACACGCTGGCCGGCGCCGACACCGTGATCGTGCCCGGCGTGGCCGACGTCCGGGGGCCCGTCTCCGAGCGGACAGTGGTTGCGTTGCGGGAGGCGCACCAGCGGGGCGCGCGCATGGTGTCGATCTGCTCGGGTGCGTTCGCGCTGGCCGCGGCCGGGCTGCTCGACGGCCGCCCGGCCACCACGCACTGGCGCTACGCCGAGCTGCTCCAGGAACGTTTCCCCGCCGTCCTGGTCAACCCCTCCGTCCTGTACGTGGACGACGGCGACGTGCTCACCAGCGCGGGCAGCGCCGCCGGGCTCGACCTGCTGATCCACCTCGTACGCCGCGACCACGGCCCCGGCGTGGCCAACACCGTGGCCCGCCGCCTCGTCGTGCCGCCGCACAGGGAGGGCGGTCAGGCCCAGTTCATCCAGGCCGCGGTCACCCCCGTGGAGGACGACGACGCGGTGGCCAGGGCCATGGCGTGGGCCATGGAGCACCTGGCCGAGCCCATCACCGTGGCCGCCCTGGCCGGGGTGGCGCACATGGCCGAGCGCACGTTCATCAGGCGTTTCAAGCGCCAGACCGGCACCAGCCCGCTGCGCTGGGTCATCTCGCAGCGGGTGGCGGCCAGCCTGCCGCTGCTGGAGTCGACGGGCGCGCCGGTGGAGGAGATCGGGGCGGCGGTCGGGTTCGAGAGCCCGGTGACGTTCCGGCACCATTTCACCCGCGCCATGCGTACCTCGCCGTCGGCCTACCGCAGGGCGTTCAGCGCGTGA
- a CDS encoding SigE family RNA polymerase sigma factor, with translation MRVDDPTFENFVAQRLPALFRYAMVLTQNRHDAEDLVQEALTRTGLRWAAVRRKDSPEGYVRTAMIRIMANRWRRPRREVSVAAPPEPAAEDLGLERLLDDAGVRSRVAELPPRTRAVLVLRYVEERSDEEIARLLGCSRGSVKSKASRGLARLREAADRAEVDHG, from the coding sequence GTGCGAGTGGACGATCCGACGTTCGAGAATTTCGTGGCGCAGCGGCTGCCTGCGCTCTTCCGCTACGCCATGGTCCTGACCCAGAACCGGCACGACGCCGAGGACCTGGTCCAGGAGGCGCTCACCCGCACCGGCCTGCGCTGGGCCGCCGTCAGGCGGAAGGACTCCCCCGAGGGGTACGTCCGCACGGCCATGATCCGCATCATGGCCAACCGCTGGCGGCGGCCCAGGCGGGAGGTCAGCGTGGCGGCGCCGCCCGAGCCCGCGGCCGAGGACCTCGGCCTGGAACGCCTGCTGGACGACGCCGGGGTGCGTTCCCGGGTCGCCGAGCTGCCACCGCGTACGCGGGCCGTGCTGGTGCTGCGCTACGTCGAGGAGCGCAGCGACGAGGAGATCGCCCGGCTGCTGGGCTGCAGCCGTGGCAGCGTCAAGAGCAAGGCGTCGCGGGGGCTGGCCCGGCTCCGCGAGGCCGCCGACCGCGCGGAGGTGGACCATGGATGA
- a CDS encoding isoprenylcysteine carboxyl methyltransferase family protein gives MTAYALLIGLVVAERLAELVVARRNLAWARARGGVEYGRRHYPWIVLAHVALLAAAPAEVWLLGRPFVPALGWPMLAVVVLAQGLRWWCIRTLGHQWNTRVVVVPGLPLVHRGPYRWLRHPNYVAVVAEGIALPLVHTAWVTALAFTITNAALLSVRVRVENAALAD, from the coding sequence GTGACCGCGTACGCGCTGCTCATCGGCCTGGTCGTGGCCGAGCGGCTGGCCGAGCTCGTCGTGGCCAGGCGCAACCTGGCCTGGGCCAGGGCCAGAGGCGGCGTCGAGTACGGCAGGCGGCACTACCCCTGGATCGTGCTGGCCCACGTGGCGCTCCTGGCCGCGGCGCCGGCCGAGGTGTGGCTGCTCGGCCGCCCGTTCGTGCCCGCGCTCGGCTGGCCCATGCTGGCCGTCGTCGTCCTGGCCCAGGGGCTGCGCTGGTGGTGCATCCGCACGCTGGGGCACCAGTGGAACACGCGGGTCGTGGTGGTGCCGGGGCTGCCGCTGGTGCACCGGGGGCCGTACCGGTGGCTGCGGCACCCGAACTACGTCGCCGTGGTCGCCGAGGGCATCGCGCTGCCGCTCGTGCACACGGCCTGGGTGACCGCCCTGGCGTTCACGATCACGAATGCGGCACTTCTCTCCGTACGGGTACGGGTGGAGAACGCCGCACTGGCAGACTAG
- a CDS encoding type III polyketide synthase: MHISGVQTVLPDHRYEQAEITEAFSRLTECDEGLLRRFHEATGVRGRNLALPLADYAKLDSFARANDAYVELSLDLGERALAGALHKAGVRPEKIDHLLFCSTTGLATPSLDAKLAQRMGLRPDVKRLPVFGLGCAAGAAGLSRLHDYLRGWPDHVAVLVCVELCSLTIQRDDTSIANLVASGLFGDGAAAVVATGRGSGPEVVATRSRLYPGTEHLMGWEVGDHGFRIVLDADLTGFVEQVLAGDIKEFLADYGLTPEQVATWVCHPGGPKVIEKIVETLGLPAKALDVTWSSLREHGNLSSVSVLHVLQETRGRPGAPALLMALGPGFSAELLLLHW, from the coding sequence ATGCATATTTCGGGAGTACAGACCGTTTTGCCCGATCACCGCTACGAGCAGGCGGAGATCACCGAGGCGTTCTCCCGGCTGACCGAATGCGACGAGGGACTGCTGAGGCGATTCCACGAGGCCACCGGGGTACGAGGCCGCAACCTGGCGCTGCCGCTGGCCGACTACGCCAAGCTCGACTCCTTCGCCCGCGCCAACGACGCCTACGTCGAGCTCTCGCTGGACCTCGGCGAGCGAGCCCTGGCGGGGGCCCTGCACAAGGCGGGCGTGCGCCCCGAGAAGATCGACCACCTGCTGTTCTGCTCGACCACGGGCCTGGCCACGCCCTCGCTGGACGCCAAGCTGGCCCAGCGGATGGGGCTGCGGCCCGACGTGAAGAGGCTGCCGGTGTTCGGCCTGGGCTGCGCGGCGGGCGCCGCCGGGCTCTCCCGGCTGCACGACTACCTGCGCGGCTGGCCCGACCACGTGGCGGTGCTGGTGTGCGTGGAGCTGTGCTCGCTGACGATCCAGCGCGACGACACCTCGATCGCCAACCTCGTGGCCAGCGGCCTGTTCGGCGACGGGGCGGCGGCCGTCGTCGCGACGGGGCGCGGGAGCGGACCCGAGGTCGTCGCCACCCGCAGCCGGCTCTATCCGGGGACCGAGCACCTGATGGGCTGGGAGGTGGGCGACCACGGCTTCCGCATCGTGCTGGACGCGGACCTGACGGGGTTCGTGGAGCAGGTGCTGGCCGGTGACATCAAGGAGTTCCTGGCCGACTACGGGCTGACGCCGGAGCAGGTGGCCACCTGGGTCTGCCATCCCGGCGGCCCGAAGGTCATCGAGAAGATCGTGGAGACGCTCGGCCTGCCCGCCAAGGCCCTCGATGTGACGTGGAGCTCGCTGCGCGAGCACGGCAACCTGTCGTCGGTCTCGGTCCTGCACGTGCTCCAGGAGACCCGCGGCAGGCCCGGGGCCCCGGCCCTGCTCATGGCGCTGGGCCCGGGGTTCTCCGCCGAGCTGTTGCTGCTGCACTGGTGA